From a region of the Eriocheir sinensis breed Jianghai 21 chromosome 25, ASM2467909v1, whole genome shotgun sequence genome:
- the LOC127003307 gene encoding inactive selenide, water dikinase-like protein: MEVYIEQTQVPQDALAAAAQLELSGTPHTLTIRRPFNPVAHDLDANFRLTRFADLKGUGCKVPQEVLTRLLEGLQDDGTGHDHDHAAHFMHMPVTRIGIGMDASVTPLRHGGLSLVQTTDFFYPLVDDPYMMGKIACANVLSDLFAMGVTDCDNMLMLLGVSTKMTEKERDVVIPLMMRGFKDAALEANTSVTGGQTVMNPWCTIGGVATTVCQPNEFIVPDCAVVGDVLVLTKPLGTQVAVNAHQWLDQPERWNRIKLVVSEEDVRKAYQRAMDSMARLNKTAARLMHKYNAHGATDVTGFGLLGHAQNLAKNQKNEVSFVIHNLPIIAKMAAVAKACGNMFHLLQGLSAETSGGLLICLPREQAAAYCKDIEKQEGYQAWIIGIVEKGNRTARIIDKPRVIEVPAKEKDGELW; this comes from the exons ATGGAGGTGTATATAGAACAGACGCAGGTGCCGCAGGACGCGCTGGCCGCCGCGGCACAGCTGGAGCTCAGCGGCAcgccccacaccctcaccatccGCAGGCCCTTCAACCCCGTGGCCCACGACCTCGACGCCAATTTCCGCCTCACGAGATTCGCGGACCTGAAAGGATGAGGGTGTAAGGTCCCTCAGGAGGTGCTTACGCGCCTCCTCGAGGGACTGCAGGATGACGGGACGGGGCACGATCACGACCACGCCGCCCACTTCATGCACATGCCCGTCACCCGCATAG GTATTGGTATGGATGCCAGTGTCACGCCCTTGCGTCATGGGGGCTTATCCCTTGTGCAGACAACAGACTTCTTCTATCCCCTTGTTGATGACCCCTATATGATGG GTAAAATTGCATGTGCTAATGTGCTGAGTGACCTGTTTGCAATGGGTGTGACAGACTGCGACAACATGCTAATGCTTCTTGGTGTGTCCACCAAaatgacagagaaggagagagacgtgGTTATCCCCCTAATGATGAGAGGCTTCAAG GATGCTGCTCTGGAGGCAAACACATCCGTTACTGGTGGACAGACTGTGATGAATCCTTGGTGTACCATTGGAGGTGTGGCAACGACTGTGTGTCAGCCCAACGAATTTATTGT GCCAGATTGTGCAGTGGTAGGGGATGTCCTGGTGCTAACTAAGCCTTTGGGAACACAAGTAGCGGTGAACGCCCACCAGTGGCTTGACCAGCCAGAGAGGTGGAATCGCATTAAGCTGGTCGTCTCGGAGGAGGATGTGCGGAAGGCCTACCAGAGGGCAATGGATTCAATGGCTCGCCTTAACAAGACTG CTGCTAGGTTAATGCACAAGTACAATGCTCATGGTGCTACAGATGTAACAGGATTTGGATTACTTGGCCATGCACAGAACCTGGCAAAGAATCAGAAGAATGAAGTCTCCTTTGTAATTCACAATCTTCCAATAATTGCTAAGATGGCTGCTGTGGCAAAGGCATGTGGCAACATGTTCCATCTGCTACAG GGACTCAGTGCTGAAACTTCTGGAGGTCTGCTGATATGCCTCCCCAGAGAACAGGCAGCAGCATACTGTAAGGACATTGAGAAGCAGGAGGGTTACCAAGCTTGGATCATCGGCATAGTTGAGAAGGGTAACCGTACAGCTCGTATCATTGACAAGCCACGAGTCATTGAGGTCCCAGCTAAAGAGAAAGATGGGGAGCTATGGtag